One segment of Humidesulfovibrio mexicanus DNA contains the following:
- a CDS encoding phosphatase PAP2 family protein — MSRQAPHPLAVWTALCLPLVLVVAACFACIGGEDAVAAFFAQWRAEHPDALTIATFYTDWGNPALYLAFAGILAVGVKNRRAELVAQALAYLAAQLLFSLAIERVLKVGIGRPRPGVGGPLVPFSLDAAHNAMPSGHTAEMSVQTACLALFARSLAVPLLMGLLLALMGASRLAVGAHHPTDLLAGMALGCLGGVFASRLAPRLVPRIERAFSKGGK; from the coding sequence ATGTCGCGCCAAGCCCCCCATCCCCTCGCCGTCTGGACGGCCCTGTGCCTGCCTCTTGTCCTGGTGGTCGCCGCCTGCTTCGCCTGCATCGGCGGGGAGGACGCCGTGGCCGCGTTCTTCGCCCAGTGGCGCGCGGAGCACCCCGACGCCCTCACAATCGCCACGTTCTACACGGACTGGGGCAACCCGGCCCTGTACCTGGCGTTCGCGGGCATCCTGGCCGTGGGCGTCAAAAACCGCCGGGCCGAGCTCGTGGCCCAGGCCCTGGCCTATCTGGCCGCGCAGCTGCTCTTCTCCCTGGCCATCGAGCGCGTGCTCAAGGTCGGCATCGGCAGGCCCCGCCCCGGCGTGGGCGGCCCCCTCGTGCCCTTTTCGCTGGACGCCGCGCACAACGCCATGCCCTCCGGGCACACCGCGGAGATGAGCGTGCAGACCGCCTGCCTCGCCCTGTTCGCCAGATCGCTGGCCGTGCCCCTGCTCATGGGGCTGCTGCTGGCCCTCATGGGCGCAAGCAGGCTTGCCGTGGGCGCGCACCATCCCACGGACCTGCTGGCGGGCATGGCCCTGGGCTGCCTGGGCGGAGTGTTTGCCAGCCGCCTGGCTCCGCGCCTCGTGCCGCGCATCGAACGGGCGTTTTCCAAGGGGGGCAAGTAG
- a CDS encoding motility associated factor glycosyltransferase family protein: protein MTMFPFLKDNITALEKASPALYDWLSHSQFDEQSLKTAVFVNRWGNIDWRIPGGPGLFEAMPPGLLYRDWPNMDKPDLSASIIIGCNVGYGLNHLLVKSPDSHKILVIEPNAELLLACLGQTDYRPFFANKKLHFLAPNEEHLNEYIRHLDLQYVYGKIYLRGDIPSRQLGPEYARWTETVKNRLENFSVEMVTLRCRQDVMVGNELKNFRRAQADGSLLPLKDAARGVGAVVLGAGPSLERFAPELAANPGYALYASALQTLPALRRLDLKPHFCLALDYDGSMLSVYNRLDEEWASDIPLIYSTKVNPEVVRRYPGPTLPLWTQGGLGTFAMQDHEFVLDAGGNVSLTLVRLLRWMGASSILLAGQDFAWKGGSTHAMGHHAAGREVAFDPAMHQRLKNLWGEEIISSVQYLTSKRDLENDIKKAPFRIANLYGGGVVIEGAPAVDLGQARSEGLLACAPGSRERFLNALGQARGTAKAMRFEPRSHIWTSSFRGLEKRMQKLFRQCGQSQDEIHTLLEQALFFVRQDPLYLPYLFNETIDLAGLAKTRRSYHPADLSEFKRIGKNILAKVREVDRCVGGLDDTNAA from the coding sequence ATGACCATGTTCCCGTTCCTGAAAGACAACATCACCGCGCTTGAGAAGGCCAGCCCGGCGCTGTATGATTGGCTGTCCCACAGCCAGTTCGATGAACAGTCCCTGAAAACCGCCGTCTTTGTCAACCGATGGGGCAACATCGACTGGCGCATTCCGGGTGGGCCCGGTCTGTTCGAGGCCATGCCTCCGGGGCTGCTCTACCGCGACTGGCCGAACATGGACAAGCCCGACCTCTCCGCCAGCATCATCATTGGCTGCAATGTGGGCTACGGGCTCAACCACTTGCTCGTCAAGAGCCCGGACTCGCACAAGATCCTTGTTATCGAGCCCAACGCGGAACTGCTGCTGGCCTGCCTGGGCCAAACCGACTACAGGCCGTTCTTCGCCAACAAGAAGCTGCACTTCCTCGCCCCCAACGAGGAACACCTGAACGAGTACATTCGCCACCTGGACCTGCAGTACGTGTACGGCAAAATTTACCTGCGCGGCGACATCCCCAGCCGCCAGCTGGGCCCGGAGTACGCCCGCTGGACCGAGACGGTGAAAAACCGCCTGGAGAACTTCAGCGTGGAGATGGTCACCCTGCGCTGCCGCCAGGACGTGATGGTGGGCAACGAGCTCAAGAACTTCCGCCGCGCCCAGGCCGATGGCAGCCTGCTGCCCCTGAAGGACGCCGCGCGCGGCGTCGGGGCCGTTGTGCTGGGCGCCGGCCCCTCGCTGGAGCGCTTCGCCCCGGAACTGGCGGCAAACCCCGGCTACGCCCTGTACGCCTCGGCCCTGCAGACCCTGCCAGCCCTGCGCCGCCTGGACCTTAAGCCGCACTTCTGCCTGGCGCTGGACTATGACGGCTCCATGCTCTCGGTGTACAACCGCCTGGACGAGGAATGGGCCTCGGACATCCCGCTCATCTACTCCACCAAGGTCAACCCCGAGGTGGTGCGCCGCTACCCCGGCCCCACCCTGCCCCTGTGGACCCAGGGAGGCCTGGGCACCTTCGCCATGCAGGACCACGAGTTCGTGCTGGACGCTGGCGGCAACGTGAGCCTGACCCTGGTGCGCCTGCTGCGCTGGATGGGCGCGTCGAGCATTCTGCTGGCCGGACAGGACTTCGCCTGGAAGGGCGGCAGTACCCACGCCATGGGGCACCACGCCGCCGGGCGCGAAGTGGCCTTCGATCCGGCCATGCACCAGCGTTTGAAGAACCTTTGGGGCGAGGAGATCATCTCCAGCGTCCAGTACCTGACCAGCAAGCGCGACCTGGAGAACGACATAAAGAAGGCTCCCTTCCGCATCGCCAACCTGTACGGCGGCGGCGTGGTCATCGAGGGGGCTCCCGCTGTGGATCTGGGCCAGGCGCGGAGCGAAGGCCTGCTCGCGTGCGCTCCGGGCAGCCGCGAGCGCTTCCTGAACGCCCTGGGCCAGGCGCGGGGCACGGCCAAGGCCATGCGCTTCGAGCCGCGCAGCCACATCTGGACAAGCTCCTTCCGCGGGCTGGAGAAGCGGATGCAGAAGCTCTTCCGCCAGTGCGGCCAGAGCCAGGACGAAATCCACACCCTGCTTGAGCAGGCGCTCTTCTTCGTGCGCCAGGATCCGCTCTACCTGCCGTACCTGTTCAACGAGACCATCGACCTGGCCGGACTGGCCAAGACCCGGCGCTCCTACCACCCGGCCGACCTCTCGGAGTTCAAGCGCATCGGCAAGAACATTCTGGCCAAGGTGCGCGAGGTGGACCGCTGCGTGGGCGGCCTGGACGACACGAACGCGGCCTAG